Proteins encoded together in one Balaenoptera ricei isolate mBalRic1 chromosome 2, mBalRic1.hap2, whole genome shotgun sequence window:
- the GJD4 gene encoding gap junction delta-4 protein translates to MDQLDLLGFLVITLNCNVTMVGKIWLIFMVLLRMVVLILAGSPVYQDEQERFVCNTLQPGCANVCYDIFAPVSHLRFWLIQSVSVLLPSAVFSVYVLHKGAEQAARGSRWLGDDSVDHDGPELTPGARRCLTVPDFSSGYVVHLCLRTLTEAAFGALHYLLFGFLVPKRFSCTHPPCTSVVDCYVSRPTEKSILMLFVWAVCALSFLLSVADLVCSVRWKTRRRPGGARRRPCQGAGGAAREGHGAHGGRGARARRGLRTGGQGTYSPAAEPTVPGHPELPGEDESDSLSSASDQPRGAGPGAAAPGWEERPCAPSAPLPGPSKSEWV, encoded by the exons ATGGACCAGCTGGACCTGCTGGGGTTCCTCGTAATCACCCTAAACTGCAATGTGACCATGGTGG GGAAGATCTGGCTTATCTTCATGGTGCTGCTGAGGATGGTGGTGCTCATCCTGGCCGGGTCACCGGTCTACCAGGACGAGCAGGAGAGGTTCGTGTGCAATACTCTGCAGCCCGGATGCGCCAACGTTTGCTACGACATCTTCGCCCCCGTGTCCCACCTGCGGTTCTGGCTGATCCAGAGCGTGTCTGTTCTCCTTCCATCCGCGGTCTTCAGTGTCTACGTGCTGCACAAAGGAGCCGAGCAGGCGGCACGTGGATCCCGCTGGCTGGGTGATGACTCGGTGGACCACGACGGCCCCGAACTGACCCCTGGGGCCAGGCGCTGCCTGACGGTGCCGGACTTCTCCTCGGGCTACGTGGTCCACCTCTGCCTCCGGACCCTGACGGAGGCCGCTTTCGGTGCCCTGCATTACCTCCTCTTCGGATTCTTGGTCCCCAAGAGATTCTCGTGCACGCACCCTCCTTGCACCAGCGTGGTGGACTGTTACGTCTCTCGGCCCACGGAGAAGTCCATCCTGATGCTTTTCGTCTGGGCGGTCTGCGCGCTGTCCTTTCTGCTCAGTGTCGCCGACCTTGTCTGCAGCGTGCGCTGGAAGACGCGCAGGCGACCCGGCGGGGCCCGGAGGAGGCCGTGTCAAGGGGCGGGGGGTGCGGCGCGGGAGGGACACGGGGCGCACGGGGGACGTGGGGCGCGCGCTCGCCGGGGCCTGCGGACTGGAGGGCAGGGCACGTACAGCCCCGCAGCGGAGCCCACCGTGCCGGGGCACCCGGAGCTGCCAGGGGAGGACGAGAGCGACTCGCTGTCCTCAGCCAGCGACCAGCCGCGCGGGGCCGGGCCAGGAGCGGCGGCCCCGGGGTGGGAGGAGCGCCCGTGCGCGCCGAGCGCCCCGCTCCCGGGCCCCAGCAAGTCCGAGTGGGTGTGA